In one Corallococcus sp. EGB genomic region, the following are encoded:
- a CDS encoding FAD-binding and (Fe-S)-binding domain-containing protein has translation MTTTFLDTLRHVRRPRPIASREKREVDVAGLARDLRRRIQGDVHFDAGARALYATDASNYRQVPLGVVCPRTVEDVVEAVRLCQRYGAPLLSRGGGTALAGQTCNVAVVLDFSRHMNRVLHIDPERRLARVQPGTVLDVLRHQAVTRHGLTFGPDPATHNRCTLGGMLGNNSCGVHAQMAGRVADNTESLDVLTYDGVRLRVGRTSDAELERLMREPGRVGELYRGMKALRDRYGDLVRARYPRIPRRVSGYNLDELLPESGFNVARALVGTEGTCVTLLEGTLDLVPEPKARSLLVLGYPDVFRAADDVPEVVEAGPIGLEGLDAKLLDGMRRKHLHVEDLPLLPDGEGWLMVEFGGDSKAEADAKAHALMDRLTARGHAPSMSLFDDKHQEHLLWEVRESGLGATAFIPGEPDAWPGWEDSAVPPERMGQYLRDFRGLLNRFGYQASLYGHFGQGCLHCRISFELHTREGVARYRRFVEEAADLVVSHGGSLSGEHGDGQSRAELLPKMFGEELVRAFGEFKRLWDPEGGMNPHKVVDPYRLDENLRMGTRYAPPEPRTHFHFPEDQGSFARATTRCVGVGKCRRTDGGTMCPSYMVTREEKHSTRGRAHLLFEMLRGDVVDKGWRSPHVKEALDLCLACKGCKSDCPVNVDMATYKAEFLSHHYKGRLRPRQAYAFGLVMFWAQVAGRIPWLANFVTHAPGLSALAKAVAGVHPAREIPRFAATPFQRRVRGRRVQQGPRGPVVLFPDTFNNFFQADTASAALEVLEAAGFEVRVPQGFVCCGRPLYDYGLLDTAKALLRHTLTRFREEIRAGVPFVVLEPSCAAVFRDELVNLFPHDEDAKRLAAQTYVLSELLQKRAPDFDLPRLEGKALVQGHCHHQAVLKFHDEQKWLDRTGLDWRKPDSGCCGMAGSFGYERDKYDVSQACGERVILPRVRGASGDTLVIADGFSCREQISQATGRKPVHLAQVLQQALRGGEVVPEAGPARPRLPVALVAVGALAVAAAWRMWRAPHRGAWVRAEPWTAPGGRPLGFWL, from the coding sequence ATGACCACGACCTTCCTGGACACCCTGCGCCACGTGCGGCGCCCCCGTCCCATCGCCTCGCGCGAAAAGAGGGAGGTGGATGTGGCGGGCCTGGCGCGCGACCTGCGCCGGCGCATCCAGGGCGACGTGCACTTCGACGCGGGCGCCCGCGCGCTGTACGCCACGGACGCGTCCAACTACCGGCAGGTGCCGCTGGGCGTGGTGTGTCCCCGCACCGTGGAGGACGTGGTGGAGGCGGTGCGCCTGTGCCAGCGGTACGGCGCGCCCCTGCTGTCCCGAGGAGGCGGCACCGCGCTCGCCGGCCAGACGTGCAACGTGGCGGTGGTGCTGGACTTCTCCCGGCACATGAACCGCGTGCTGCACATCGACCCCGAGCGAAGGCTCGCCCGGGTGCAGCCGGGCACGGTGCTGGACGTGCTCCGCCATCAGGCGGTGACGCGCCATGGCCTCACCTTCGGGCCGGACCCCGCCACCCACAACCGCTGCACGCTGGGCGGGATGCTGGGCAACAACTCCTGCGGCGTGCACGCGCAGATGGCCGGCCGCGTCGCGGACAACACCGAGTCCCTGGACGTGCTCACCTATGACGGCGTGCGCCTGCGCGTGGGCCGCACGTCCGACGCGGAGCTGGAGCGCCTGATGCGCGAGCCTGGCCGCGTGGGCGAGCTCTACCGGGGCATGAAGGCGCTGAGAGACCGCTACGGGGATCTCGTCCGCGCCAGGTACCCGCGCATCCCCCGCCGCGTGTCCGGCTACAACCTGGACGAGCTGCTCCCGGAGAGCGGCTTCAACGTCGCGCGGGCCCTGGTGGGCACCGAGGGCACCTGCGTCACGTTGCTGGAGGGCACGCTGGACCTGGTGCCGGAGCCGAAGGCCCGCTCCCTGCTGGTGCTGGGCTATCCGGACGTGTTCCGCGCAGCGGACGACGTACCCGAGGTGGTGGAGGCGGGCCCCATCGGTCTGGAGGGGCTGGACGCGAAGCTCCTCGACGGGATGAGGCGCAAGCACCTGCACGTCGAGGACCTGCCGCTGCTGCCGGACGGCGAGGGCTGGCTGATGGTGGAGTTCGGCGGGGACTCCAAGGCGGAGGCGGACGCGAAGGCGCACGCGCTGATGGACCGGCTGACGGCGCGGGGCCACGCGCCGTCCATGAGCCTCTTCGACGACAAGCACCAGGAGCACCTCCTCTGGGAGGTGCGCGAGTCCGGCCTGGGCGCCACGGCGTTCATCCCGGGCGAGCCGGACGCATGGCCGGGGTGGGAGGACTCGGCCGTGCCGCCGGAGCGCATGGGGCAGTACCTGCGCGACTTCCGCGGGCTGTTGAACCGCTTCGGCTACCAGGCGTCGCTCTACGGCCACTTCGGCCAGGGCTGCCTGCACTGCCGCATCAGCTTCGAACTGCACACGCGCGAGGGCGTCGCGCGCTACCGCCGCTTCGTGGAGGAGGCCGCGGACCTGGTGGTGAGCCACGGCGGCTCGCTGTCCGGCGAGCACGGCGACGGCCAGTCCCGCGCGGAGCTGCTGCCGAAGATGTTCGGCGAGGAGCTGGTGCGCGCCTTCGGCGAGTTCAAGCGGCTGTGGGACCCGGAGGGCGGGATGAACCCGCACAAGGTGGTGGACCCGTACCGCCTGGACGAGAACCTGCGCATGGGCACGCGCTACGCGCCCCCCGAGCCCCGCACGCACTTCCACTTCCCGGAGGACCAGGGCAGCTTCGCGCGCGCCACCACGCGCTGCGTGGGCGTGGGCAAGTGCCGGCGCACGGACGGCGGCACCATGTGCCCCAGCTACATGGTGACGCGCGAGGAGAAGCACTCCACGCGCGGCCGCGCGCACCTGCTCTTCGAGATGCTGCGCGGCGACGTGGTGGACAAGGGCTGGAGGAGCCCGCACGTGAAGGAGGCGCTGGACCTGTGCCTGGCGTGCAAGGGCTGCAAGTCCGACTGCCCGGTGAACGTGGACATGGCCACGTACAAGGCGGAGTTCCTCAGCCACCACTACAAGGGCCGGCTGCGTCCCCGGCAGGCGTATGCCTTTGGCCTGGTGATGTTCTGGGCGCAGGTGGCCGGGCGCATCCCGTGGCTGGCGAACTTCGTCACGCACGCCCCGGGGCTGAGCGCGCTGGCGAAGGCGGTCGCGGGTGTGCATCCCGCGCGGGAGATCCCCCGCTTCGCCGCGACGCCCTTCCAGCGGCGCGTGCGCGGCCGGCGCGTGCAGCAGGGGCCCCGGGGCCCGGTGGTGCTCTTCCCGGACACCTTCAACAACTTCTTCCAGGCGGACACGGCCTCCGCGGCGCTGGAGGTGCTGGAGGCGGCGGGCTTCGAGGTGCGCGTGCCCCAGGGCTTCGTCTGCTGCGGCCGGCCGCTCTACGACTACGGGCTGCTGGACACGGCGAAGGCGCTGTTGCGGCACACGCTGACGCGCTTCCGCGAGGAGATCCGCGCGGGTGTCCCCTTCGTGGTGCTGGAGCCCAGCTGCGCGGCGGTCTTCCGCGATGAGCTGGTCAACCTCTTCCCGCACGACGAGGACGCGAAGCGGCTGGCGGCGCAGACGTATGTGTTGAGCGAGCTGTTGCAGAAGCGGGCGCCGGACTTCGACCTCCCGCGGCTGGAGGGGAAGGCGCTGGTGCAGGGGCACTGCCACCACCAGGCGGTGCTCAAGTTCCACGACGAGCAGAAGTGGTTGGACCGCACGGGGTTGGATTGGCGGAAGCCGGACTCGGGCTGCTGCGGCATGGCGGGCTCGTTCGGCTACGAGCGCGACAAGTACGACGTGTCCCAGGCCTGCGGTGAGCGGGTCATCCTGCCCAGGGTGCGCGGGGCGTCCGGAGACACGCTGGTCATCGCGGACGGGTTCAGCTGCCGGGAGCAGATAAGCCAGGCCACGGGGCGCAAGCCGGTGCACCTGGCGCAGGTGCTCCAGCAGGCGCTGCGGGGGGGCGAGGTGGTGCCGGAGGCAGGCCCGGCCCGGCCGCGCCTGCCGGTGGCCCTGGTGGCGGTGGGGGCCCTGGCGGTGGCCGCCGCCTGGAGGATGTGGAGGGCCCCGCACAGAGGGGCCTGGGTCCGGGCGGAGCCATGGACGGCCCCTGGGGGGAGGCCGTTAGGCTTCTGGCTGTGA
- a CDS encoding enolase C-terminal domain-like protein, whose translation MPTEQPESDGTFAWTSTTLLLVEPVAGGQRGLGYTYAAAVGAALIREMLVPLLVGEDAWNGPERRASLLRRVRNMGSGGLAARALSAVDTALWDLKAKLLGVPLARLFGQARPAAPVYGSGGFTSYTDQQLQAQLTGWADAGIPRVKMKVGTHADADAGRVRDVREALGPGPALFVDANGAYTVKQALELAREFREAGVSWFEEPVSSDDLTGLRRVRDEVPAGLDVAAGEYGDSGFYFRRMLEAGAVDVLQADASRCLGFTGFLQADALADAFHVSLSAHCAPALHLHVACAARRLVHVEYFHDHARLERMLFDGVQQPVNGALAPDLSRPGIGLELKRADAARFTVGTST comes from the coding sequence GTGCCCACGGAGCAGCCAGAGTCCGACGGCACCTTCGCCTGGACGTCCACCACGCTGCTGCTCGTGGAGCCCGTGGCTGGAGGCCAGCGCGGGCTGGGCTACACCTACGCGGCCGCGGTGGGCGCGGCGCTGATCCGCGAGATGCTCGTTCCGCTGCTGGTGGGCGAGGACGCCTGGAACGGCCCGGAGCGGAGGGCATCCCTCCTGCGCCGGGTGCGCAACATGGGCTCCGGCGGGCTCGCGGCCCGGGCGCTGTCCGCCGTGGACACCGCGCTTTGGGATCTGAAGGCGAAGCTGCTGGGCGTGCCGCTCGCCCGGCTGTTCGGGCAGGCGCGCCCGGCCGCGCCCGTCTATGGCAGCGGCGGCTTCACCAGCTACACGGACCAGCAACTCCAGGCCCAGCTCACGGGCTGGGCGGACGCGGGCATTCCCCGCGTGAAGATGAAGGTGGGCACCCACGCGGACGCCGACGCCGGCCGCGTGCGTGACGTGCGCGAGGCCCTGGGGCCCGGGCCCGCCCTCTTCGTGGACGCCAATGGCGCGTACACCGTGAAGCAGGCGCTGGAGCTCGCGCGGGAGTTCCGCGAGGCCGGCGTGTCCTGGTTCGAGGAGCCCGTCTCCAGCGACGACCTGACCGGCCTGCGCCGCGTGCGCGACGAGGTGCCCGCGGGCCTGGACGTCGCCGCGGGCGAGTATGGCGACAGCGGCTTCTATTTCCGCCGCATGCTGGAAGCAGGCGCGGTGGACGTGCTCCAGGCGGACGCCTCGCGCTGCCTGGGCTTCACCGGCTTCCTCCAGGCGGACGCGCTGGCGGACGCCTTCCACGTCTCCCTGTCCGCGCACTGCGCCCCGGCCCTGCACCTGCACGTGGCCTGCGCCGCGCGGCGGCTGGTGCACGTGGAGTACTTCCATGATCACGCGCGGCTGGAGCGGATGCTGTTCGACGGCGTCCAGCAGCCCGTGAACGGCGCGCTGGCGCCTGACCTCTCCCGGCCCGGAATCGGGCTGGAGCTCAAACGGGCGGACGCCGCCCGCTTCACCGTGGGGACCTCCACATGA